A genomic stretch from Spongiibacter nanhainus includes:
- the ggpS gene encoding glucosylglycerol-phosphate synthase: MLLATDLDGTFLAGETEQRLKLYQLIAAHPEIQLAYVTGRGLESVLPLLSDPTLPEPDYIICDVGCTVVHGATQQPVQPLQSEIDRRWPGEHVVEEAVAHIPNLLRQDVPQERRVSFFCSEGAVSAELASIVETLDCDLLYSAQRYLDILPRSVNKGSTLRGLVEHLGISHEDVMVAGDTLNDLSMYEAGFIGVCVGESERGLIAATESQARVYHAERPGCGGILEAIHHFGFLGVEGLAAEEREAVAPGKSDLVIVYHRLPYEEVVEDGVMKRRRPSSPNGIIPTLLSFFADGKAGSWVAWSVHDPKYGAFESHTEVDASRYPRLVAARVPLSKRDVDIFYKKFSKEAFWPTLHTFWERASFRDDHWQVFLDVNRRFAESAAAEAAENAVVWIHDYNLWMVPAYLRELRPDVTIAFFHHTYFPSADVFNVLPWRRDIIGSLLQCDYIGFHIPRQAENFVDVARGVTPLEVTEKVSCAPRFFTYGCAVGLDEMSAEIAVNDRRIRLGAHPVGLDLKRVENALAQDKVQDLMKNLRSDLAGTRMMLSVGRLDYTKGIIEQLDAFETLLDEHPELCGKVTLVMVCVPAAQEMTVYRKLQLQIEQAVGRINGRFAQVGWTPVQFFFRALPFEELVAYYAMADVMWITPLRDGLNLVVKEYIATQGETKGAGVVVLSEFAGAAAELRGPILANPHDPKEMVNSCYLALTMSRDEARGRLKEALDVVRHNDIGMWSNEFMTAVEDCRPEQGEPSALANVVNFSS; the protein is encoded by the coding sequence ATGCTTTTAGCGACGGATTTGGACGGTACGTTTTTGGCCGGAGAGACCGAGCAGCGTTTAAAGCTTTATCAATTGATCGCCGCACACCCAGAAATTCAATTGGCCTATGTCACAGGCCGCGGGCTGGAGTCGGTATTACCCCTGTTGTCTGACCCCACTTTGCCAGAGCCGGATTACATTATTTGCGATGTCGGCTGTACGGTCGTGCACGGCGCCACCCAGCAACCGGTGCAACCCTTGCAGTCGGAGATTGACCGTCGCTGGCCCGGCGAGCACGTCGTTGAGGAGGCCGTGGCCCATATACCCAACTTGCTGCGCCAGGATGTGCCCCAAGAGCGGCGAGTGTCGTTCTTTTGCAGTGAGGGCGCGGTGTCTGCCGAACTGGCCTCGATTGTGGAGACCTTGGATTGCGACCTGCTTTACTCTGCGCAGCGCTACCTCGATATTCTGCCCAGGAGTGTCAATAAAGGCAGCACCTTGCGGGGCTTGGTAGAGCACCTGGGGATTTCCCACGAAGACGTGATGGTAGCGGGTGACACCCTCAACGACCTGTCCATGTACGAAGCCGGTTTTATCGGGGTCTGTGTGGGCGAGTCGGAGCGCGGCTTGATTGCCGCCACTGAAAGCCAAGCCCGGGTCTATCACGCTGAGCGGCCTGGTTGTGGCGGCATTCTCGAAGCGATTCATCATTTTGGTTTTCTGGGGGTGGAGGGCCTGGCTGCAGAAGAGCGGGAGGCAGTGGCGCCGGGAAAGTCCGACCTAGTCATCGTTTATCACCGCCTGCCCTATGAGGAGGTTGTTGAGGACGGTGTCATGAAACGCCGCCGGCCATCTTCTCCCAATGGCATCATTCCCACCCTGTTAAGCTTCTTTGCCGACGGCAAAGCCGGCTCCTGGGTGGCGTGGTCGGTTCACGACCCCAAATACGGAGCCTTTGAGAGTCATACTGAGGTGGATGCCAGCCGCTATCCCCGCCTGGTGGCCGCGAGGGTGCCCCTCAGCAAGCGCGATGTGGATATCTTCTACAAGAAGTTCTCCAAAGAGGCCTTTTGGCCCACCTTGCACACCTTCTGGGAGCGGGCCAGTTTTCGGGATGATCACTGGCAAGTGTTTCTCGATGTGAACCGGCGTTTTGCCGAGAGTGCAGCGGCGGAAGCCGCAGAGAACGCTGTTGTCTGGATTCACGATTACAACCTGTGGATGGTGCCGGCCTACTTGCGGGAGTTGCGGCCCGATGTGACCATCGCCTTCTTCCACCATACTTATTTTCCCTCTGCTGACGTATTTAACGTATTGCCCTGGCGCCGGGATATCATCGGCAGCCTGTTGCAGTGCGACTACATCGGCTTTCATATTCCTCGGCAGGCGGAAAACTTTGTCGATGTTGCCCGGGGTGTCACGCCGCTGGAAGTCACCGAAAAGGTCAGCTGCGCACCGCGCTTCTTTACCTATGGCTGCGCGGTGGGGCTGGACGAGATGTCGGCTGAGATTGCCGTTAATGACCGACGCATTCGTCTGGGGGCCCATCCCGTCGGCTTAGATTTAAAGCGGGTTGAAAACGCCCTTGCCCAGGACAAAGTACAGGACCTGATGAAAAACCTGCGCAGTGATTTGGCGGGTACTCGGATGATGTTATCTGTGGGGCGACTGGACTATACCAAGGGTATTATCGAGCAGCTCGATGCGTTTGAGACCCTGCTGGACGAGCATCCCGAGCTTTGCGGTAAGGTTACGCTGGTGATGGTGTGCGTGCCGGCTGCCCAGGAGATGACGGTTTACCGCAAGCTGCAGCTTCAGATCGAGCAAGCAGTGGGGCGAATCAATGGTCGCTTTGCCCAGGTGGGCTGGACGCCGGTACAGTTTTTCTTCAGGGCCTTGCCCTTCGAGGAATTGGTGGCCTACTACGCCATGGCGGATGTGATGTGGATTACCCCCTTGCGGGACGGTCTGAATCTTGTAGTGAAGGAATATATCGCTACTCAAGGAGAGACCAAGGGTGCCGGTGTAGTGGTGCTGTCTGAGTTTGCTGGTGCTGCAGCCGAGTTGCGTGGCCCAATACTGGCTAACCCCCACGATCCTAAAGAGATGGTTAATAGCTGCTATTTGGCCTTAACCATGAGTCGCGACGAGGCCAGGGGACGCCTAAAAGAGGCGTTGGATGTGGTGCGTCATAACGATATTGGTATGTGGAGTAACGAGTTTATGACGGCAGTGGAAGATTGCAGACCGGAGCAAGGCGAACCAAGCGCGCTGGCCAACGTAGTTAATTTTTCTTCCTAG
- a CDS encoding tandem-95 repeat protein, whose translation MNQDNLTTVITSQGHAQDIAMLDQLSIPVDQLVAALDEVVTRPLSWREEKEENDKEAKDPEQQAKQLAAADVIAVDIPMAASEGSLQNIDTSYQSGYSGYDGGSEGLPPVAVFGLGLLAVVGIAAALSGGGGSSSKGGGNPPVNSDPILDNIQSPIATNEDQSVTFNVSSNDPDGDTIQTNFTANNGTVNAVAGNPGQFEYTPNADFNGTDQITVEVTDGRGGFDSQTVVVNVAPVNDAPEAATLNSQTANGQTVIIDATTGASDPEGDPLTYQLNSQPSNGSVNIIAGSPGQYEYIPDQGFTGTDSFTVTISDDNGASINRTIQVQVGGNIAPEADAEQDVTLAEDTPTTIDIGATDANGDTLSYEITASPDNGSVESTGVPGEFEYTPNANFFGSDSFTVTVTDGNGGTVTQTVNLTITAVNDAPEADAFQNVSSPEGASVNIQVDATDVEGDTLSYAVVTDAANGTVVNNGNGSFTYTPTDGDFIGQDSFEVEISDGNGGTTTQEVRITVNADNDAPQVDDTQTVSTESAAPVTITVNATDAEGDPLSYGAGSASNGSVVPGSTPGQFIYRPDAGFAGEDSFEVIVSDGNGGTSTQTVTVTVADSEGTEYDLTPLAGPAIGLTDEADIIRGSVSDTGSTLNAGDSIDGQGGFDSLQISQSVDFTGFGGANPLSQGSLSNVEGLEISNTAGTSTTFNATGASGLEYLFLDANDESFIFDALSDTDLTFELEDADSVNPSNISSAVPTLSYQLNFGTDVNDNEDDSLTLILNDVGRRNVSQGRPDDGVAVIATDIENLTIVAQGQQNYIDLLPLADTKSITIGGEGELDTLTFNNAFNNGTGGDQTPFTSLSSVNASAALGDLTLALYSQTMMNSLRAGFGNDIIAAGNNIRSSTFLDGGDGEDILMLSGIDDVAGTPNATLTPDMRGFETLDLGLESSVATFTLSLSNTEGLQTVQVSNSNGIDGDAGAVTSTTIRDRGGEVLNLDFRELAGQTYNGNDNFTVQDSGELTISTISGNNNSSGSFADNVTAVAAPHVNLVIGADTTYSGIVTANAADSASIQIDAGGAIDSATLSVTSAETIAINGATDTEILGLSLLAENVTDLNVSGSAVINGLGDSNLNSIESIASTSLGGMDLTFTPATGAQAGIGAFSQTVNVDAESAVVATAAGLGLNVDIAAFLTGNGAADITGSSVLDNQISAGTGRNQITVVTGSGDDRVTLNEQFEANDGANINLDLGNGVVDTLVLTAASNNIESLTLSGVEFIESDPANGSLALAASAVSGQTITFTNFASTVFLGTSGEDTIDLSDITGAPTTRISGLGGDDVIIGTDGNDTIIGGGGADNMTGGLGDNTYVFTTGSVVAGETITFNNAGTETLRVNSSTEFFALNNGARLSAVDAITIVEGQTASFLVNQLSGNAAPVVSGNTGGAVETLEIHGTDSADTIDLEALQFTISNTAPVMVAVDAGVGADTVAGRNGIDNTYIYNTGDVGTGETIAFGDLDDTFVVESSTGFGAMNGGNSALTGLDTVELAEGTTATFNAAQLDGLTVAINGSGNNGGESLVVNGGNTPDTIDISTLNVDTNDVTVTVNAGQDDDTIIGSGADDILNGEGGLDSISGGLGADTMSGGANSDTFVHSMGDGVGPTATADNGANGLTNGDELGFGNGVDTILDFGNGDDLIDLDIGGAQLTKVLASQAFDVDLTDFGLQDNEYVVIRGDFGGTLGADDVFTVNDSTGSDLLLAFDANANNDGAGNPAIDTVDVEFILLSGAGGTVIDGTDFVV comes from the coding sequence ATGAATCAAGACAACCTGACCACAGTAATAACAAGCCAGGGACACGCACAGGACATTGCGATGTTAGACCAACTCTCCATCCCCGTAGACCAACTTGTTGCCGCTCTCGATGAAGTCGTGACTCGCCCCCTATCGTGGAGGGAGGAAAAAGAGGAAAACGACAAAGAGGCAAAAGACCCTGAGCAGCAAGCCAAACAGCTGGCTGCCGCAGATGTCATCGCCGTAGACATCCCCATGGCGGCCAGCGAAGGCAGCTTGCAGAATATCGATACCAGCTATCAATCCGGCTACTCCGGCTATGACGGTGGCAGCGAGGGACTCCCCCCCGTTGCCGTCTTTGGACTGGGCTTGCTGGCCGTAGTGGGTATCGCGGCCGCACTGAGCGGCGGCGGTGGCAGCAGCAGTAAAGGTGGCGGCAACCCGCCGGTCAACAGCGATCCTATTTTGGACAATATCCAATCGCCGATCGCCACCAACGAAGACCAATCTGTCACCTTTAATGTCTCCAGCAACGACCCTGATGGCGACACCATCCAAACCAACTTCACTGCCAATAACGGCACCGTTAATGCGGTGGCAGGCAACCCCGGTCAGTTCGAATACACACCCAACGCTGACTTTAATGGCACTGATCAAATCACGGTAGAAGTCACCGACGGCAGGGGTGGCTTTGACAGTCAAACTGTTGTGGTCAATGTGGCACCGGTCAACGATGCACCAGAAGCGGCAACGCTTAATTCGCAAACGGCCAATGGGCAGACCGTCATTATCGACGCGACTACCGGCGCTAGCGATCCAGAGGGAGACCCGCTCACCTACCAGTTGAACAGCCAGCCATCTAATGGCTCGGTCAACATTATTGCGGGCAGCCCCGGCCAATATGAGTACATCCCCGATCAAGGTTTTACTGGCACCGACAGCTTCACCGTCACCATCTCTGACGACAACGGCGCCTCAATAAACCGCACCATCCAAGTTCAGGTTGGCGGCAACATTGCTCCAGAGGCCGACGCCGAACAAGACGTCACACTGGCGGAAGACACCCCCACCACCATCGATATTGGTGCCACTGATGCCAATGGCGACACCCTTAGCTATGAGATCACCGCTTCGCCAGACAATGGCAGCGTAGAAAGCACCGGCGTACCTGGCGAGTTTGAATACACGCCAAATGCCAATTTCTTTGGCAGCGATAGCTTTACCGTTACCGTCACTGACGGCAACGGTGGCACAGTCACACAGACAGTCAACCTGACCATTACCGCTGTTAACGACGCACCAGAAGCGGATGCTTTTCAGAATGTCTCTTCTCCAGAGGGCGCCTCGGTCAACATCCAGGTCGATGCCACAGACGTTGAAGGCGACACGCTGAGCTATGCGGTGGTCACCGATGCCGCCAACGGCACCGTCGTCAATAACGGCAACGGCAGCTTTACCTATACCCCTACCGATGGCGACTTTATCGGCCAGGACAGCTTCGAAGTTGAGATCAGTGACGGCAACGGCGGCACAACGACCCAAGAGGTTCGCATCACCGTCAACGCCGACAACGACGCCCCACAAGTGGACGACACCCAGACGGTGTCAACCGAGTCTGCCGCACCAGTGACCATCACAGTAAACGCCACCGACGCCGAAGGCGATCCGTTGAGCTACGGCGCCGGATCGGCCAGCAACGGCAGCGTGGTCCCTGGCAGTACACCTGGCCAGTTTATATACCGTCCGGATGCAGGCTTTGCCGGTGAAGACAGTTTTGAAGTGATCGTCTCCGACGGCAACGGCGGAACCAGCACGCAAACGGTCACTGTGACAGTAGCCGACAGTGAGGGAACCGAATACGACCTAACCCCATTGGCCGGACCCGCGATTGGCCTCACTGACGAAGCAGATATCATTCGCGGTTCTGTCTCAGATACAGGCAGTACGCTCAATGCCGGCGACAGCATCGATGGCCAAGGCGGTTTCGACAGCTTGCAGATCAGCCAATCGGTCGATTTTACCGGGTTCGGTGGCGCCAACCCGCTGTCGCAAGGCAGCTTGAGCAACGTTGAAGGGCTGGAAATCAGTAATACCGCTGGCACCAGCACCACGTTTAACGCGACTGGCGCCAGTGGCCTGGAATATCTGTTCCTGGATGCCAACGATGAGAGCTTTATCTTCGACGCGCTGAGCGACACCGACCTGACCTTTGAGCTGGAAGACGCCGACAGCGTTAACCCAAGCAATATCAGTTCAGCGGTACCCACACTTTCCTATCAGTTGAATTTTGGCACAGACGTCAACGACAACGAAGACGACTCCCTGACCCTCATTCTCAACGATGTTGGCCGTCGCAACGTATCCCAAGGCCGGCCCGACGATGGCGTCGCTGTTATCGCGACAGATATCGAAAACCTGACTATCGTCGCCCAAGGCCAACAGAATTATATTGACTTACTGCCGCTGGCCGACACCAAGTCCATCACCATTGGCGGCGAGGGCGAGCTCGATACACTCACTTTCAACAATGCCTTTAACAATGGTACAGGCGGCGACCAAACCCCTTTCACCAGTCTGAGTAGCGTCAATGCGTCAGCCGCACTAGGTGACCTCACCTTGGCACTGTACTCTCAAACCATGATGAACAGCCTCCGCGCAGGCTTTGGCAACGACATCATCGCAGCGGGGAATAACATACGCTCATCAACCTTCCTCGATGGTGGGGATGGCGAAGATATTTTGATGCTGTCGGGCATCGATGACGTAGCAGGAACTCCCAATGCGACGCTCACGCCCGATATGCGTGGCTTTGAGACTCTGGATTTAGGCCTGGAAAGTAGCGTCGCTACCTTCACCCTTTCGCTCAGTAATACTGAAGGCCTGCAGACCGTTCAGGTTAGTAACAGTAACGGCATCGATGGAGATGCCGGAGCTGTCACCAGTACCACCATCCGGGATCGCGGCGGAGAGGTACTCAATCTAGATTTCCGTGAACTTGCGGGCCAAACCTACAACGGGAATGACAATTTTACAGTTCAGGATTCTGGCGAGCTGACGATTTCAACCATCAGCGGCAACAACAATAGCTCGGGTAGCTTTGCCGACAACGTCACTGCAGTTGCCGCCCCTCATGTTAATTTAGTGATTGGTGCAGACACCACCTACAGCGGCATAGTGACCGCCAATGCTGCGGATAGCGCCAGTATTCAGATTGACGCCGGCGGTGCTATCGACAGTGCCACGCTGTCGGTGACCAGCGCCGAGACTATTGCCATTAACGGCGCAACCGATACCGAAATCCTCGGGCTGAGCCTGTTAGCTGAAAATGTGACCGACCTCAATGTGTCGGGCAGTGCCGTCATTAACGGCTTGGGGGACTCCAACCTTAACAGTATCGAGTCCATTGCATCGACCAGCCTCGGCGGTATGGACCTGACCTTCACCCCAGCCACCGGTGCCCAAGCAGGCATTGGTGCGTTTTCCCAAACCGTGAATGTTGATGCTGAATCTGCTGTTGTTGCGACTGCAGCAGGCCTTGGGCTCAATGTAGATATTGCCGCCTTCCTCACTGGCAACGGCGCCGCAGATATCACCGGCTCCAGTGTGCTCGACAATCAGATCAGCGCAGGAACCGGCCGTAATCAAATTACCGTCGTCACCGGCTCCGGCGATGACCGTGTTACGTTAAATGAGCAGTTCGAGGCCAACGATGGCGCCAATATCAACCTTGATCTTGGCAACGGTGTCGTCGACACCTTGGTACTGACAGCCGCCAGCAACAATATTGAGTCCCTTACTCTGTCGGGTGTTGAGTTTATTGAGTCAGACCCGGCAAACGGTTCACTGGCGCTGGCGGCCTCTGCCGTTAGTGGTCAAACCATTACCTTCACCAACTTCGCCTCTACTGTGTTCCTCGGTACCAGCGGTGAAGACACCATCGATTTAAGCGATATCACCGGCGCCCCCACCACCCGAATCTCTGGCCTGGGCGGCGATGATGTGATCATCGGCACCGATGGCAACGACACCATCATCGGTGGTGGCGGCGCCGACAACATGACCGGCGGCCTGGGTGACAACACTTATGTGTTTACCACCGGCAGTGTTGTGGCGGGTGAAACCATCACCTTTAATAACGCCGGTACCGAGACCTTGCGAGTCAACAGCTCCACTGAGTTCTTTGCGCTGAATAATGGCGCGCGCCTCTCTGCGGTAGACGCGATCACCATCGTTGAAGGACAGACCGCCAGCTTCCTGGTCAACCAGCTCTCCGGCAACGCGGCCCCAGTCGTATCGGGCAATACCGGCGGCGCTGTAGAAACTCTGGAAATTCACGGCACTGACTCCGCGGACACTATCGACCTCGAAGCCCTGCAATTCACTATCTCCAATACTGCACCGGTAATGGTCGCTGTTGACGCCGGCGTTGGCGCTGATACCGTGGCCGGCCGCAACGGCATCGACAACACCTATATCTACAACACCGGTGATGTGGGCACTGGCGAGACCATCGCTTTTGGTGATCTGGACGATACCTTTGTGGTTGAAAGCAGCACCGGCTTCGGCGCCATGAATGGCGGCAACAGCGCCCTGACCGGGCTTGATACGGTAGAGCTCGCTGAAGGCACCACCGCCACGTTCAACGCCGCCCAGTTAGACGGCTTGACTGTCGCAATCAACGGTAGCGGCAACAATGGCGGCGAATCACTGGTGGTCAATGGCGGCAATACCCCAGACACCATCGATATCTCCACCCTCAACGTGGATACCAATGACGTAACCGTAACAGTCAATGCCGGCCAGGATGACGACACCATCATTGGCAGCGGCGCCGATGACATTCTCAATGGCGAGGGTGGCCTGGATAGCATCAGTGGCGGTCTCGGCGCTGACACCATGAGCGGCGGCGCCAACTCCGACACCTTTGTTCACAGCATGGGTGACGGTGTTGGACCGACGGCAACAGCGGATAACGGCGCCAATGGCCTCACCAATGGCGACGAGCTGGGCTTCGGCAACGGTGTCGACACCATCCTCGACTTCGGCAACGGCGATGACCTCATCGACCTGGACATTGGCGGCGCTCAATTGACCAAAGTGCTGGCCTCCCAGGCCTTTGATGTGGACCTGACAGACTTTGGCTTGCAGGACAACGAGTACGTTGTTATCCGCGGTGACTTTGGCGGCACATTAGGCGCTGACGATGTCTTTACCGTCAATGACAGCACCGGCAGTGATCTGCTGCTGGCCTTCGACGCCAATGCCAATAACGATGGCGCAGGAAATCCCGCAATCGACACTGTCGACGTCGAGTTCATTTTGCTCAGCGGCGCCGGTGGCACCGTGATCGACGGCACTGACTTCGTTGTTTAA
- a CDS encoding sodium:solute symporter family transporter gives MPELHLIDFGILGLYLAVVVALCIKVTLRNPDADELFLAGRSLGPAVIGLSLFASNISSTTLIGLPGAAWDTGIAVANYEWMAALVLLFTAIYVAPVFLRRGITTVPEILEQRFDPRLRKYLSATSLFLSVVLDTAGSLYAGALVLMLFFPDLSLGPTCAAMALFAGIYTAAGGLRAVAYTDVVQSIVLLLGSLILSTLVFAEFDFSWSAVSAALPAEKLSLLRPLDDPTLPWLGTLIGLPILGFYYWTMNQYVAQRLLGARDIQAAGWGALIAATLKLLPLFLMVLPGAMAATLIPDLDRADTVFPRLIIDYAPAGLTGLLLAGLIAAIMSSVDSALNSASTLVMVDFVKPRHPELSDRHIAKLGRWITLLLMLIAALWAPNIDRFPGLFAYLQQAFAYVTPPLVAVFAIGMTTRSIDARAALHGTASGHGVSAILFIGAQLGWHNIHFTLVAGLLFVLTILAIYLWQASDASRASAAREAAPIRHGETVSGALKISALLLAVATAVLVWFFR, from the coding sequence ATGCCCGAGCTACACCTTATCGATTTCGGCATTCTCGGCCTGTATTTAGCGGTCGTTGTCGCCCTGTGCATTAAGGTCACCTTGCGCAACCCGGATGCTGACGAGCTGTTTTTGGCGGGGCGCAGCCTGGGGCCTGCGGTTATCGGCTTGTCGCTGTTTGCCTCCAACATTTCCTCCACCACTCTGATAGGCCTGCCTGGCGCCGCCTGGGATACCGGCATTGCCGTAGCCAACTATGAGTGGATGGCGGCGCTGGTACTTTTATTTACGGCTATTTATGTCGCGCCTGTGTTCTTGCGGCGGGGCATCACCACGGTGCCAGAGATATTGGAGCAGCGCTTTGACCCGCGACTGCGCAAGTATCTCTCCGCCACGTCCCTCTTTTTAAGCGTGGTGCTGGATACTGCCGGTAGCCTCTACGCCGGCGCGCTGGTGCTAATGTTATTTTTTCCCGACCTCAGCTTGGGGCCCACCTGCGCCGCCATGGCATTGTTTGCCGGCATTTATACCGCGGCGGGCGGACTGCGGGCCGTGGCCTACACCGATGTCGTGCAGTCCATTGTGTTGCTGTTGGGCTCACTGATACTCAGCACCCTGGTCTTTGCCGAGTTCGATTTCAGCTGGTCGGCAGTGAGCGCGGCTCTGCCGGCAGAAAAGCTCTCTTTGTTGCGACCGCTGGATGACCCCACCCTACCCTGGCTGGGCACCCTTATCGGACTGCCAATACTGGGCTTTTACTATTGGACCATGAACCAATATGTCGCTCAGCGCCTGCTGGGCGCGCGGGATATCCAGGCCGCTGGCTGGGGGGCGCTGATAGCGGCGACGCTAAAACTGCTGCCTCTGTTTTTGATGGTGCTGCCCGGCGCAATGGCAGCGACACTCATCCCCGACCTGGACCGGGCCGATACCGTTTTTCCCCGCCTCATTATCGACTACGCCCCCGCAGGACTCACCGGCTTGCTACTGGCCGGGCTGATTGCCGCCATCATGTCCAGTGTTGACTCAGCATTGAACTCGGCCTCAACGCTCGTGATGGTGGACTTTGTCAAACCCCGGCACCCCGAGCTCAGTGATCGCCATATCGCCAAGTTGGGACGCTGGATTACCCTGCTGCTGATGTTAATAGCGGCGCTGTGGGCACCCAATATTGATCGTTTCCCGGGCCTGTTCGCGTACCTGCAACAAGCCTTTGCCTACGTGACCCCACCCTTGGTTGCCGTATTTGCCATCGGCATGACGACCCGATCGATAGACGCCCGTGCGGCACTGCACGGTACAGCGTCAGGCCACGGTGTATCCGCCATTCTTTTTATCGGCGCACAACTGGGCTGGCACAACATCCACTTTACCCTGGTGGCGGGCTTACTTTTTGTACTCACGATCCTTGCTATTTACCTTTGGCAAGCCAGTGATGCCAGCAGGGCAAGCGCTGCACGTGAGGCAGCGCCAATACGACACGGCGAAACCGTGTCGGGAGCCTTGAAGATATCGGCACTGTTGCTGGCAGTAGCGACCGCTGTATTGGTGTGGTTTTTTCGCTGA
- a CDS encoding phytase, whose protein sequence is MSSIHKVCISLLVALNTACGVVQHNDDATLAVELTTDDNRLLWQSTGQQQVLHQAPGEIEALYVSGEHILWGQDPGAELWLGALQEGELNAAPLGALKHDIDGICAAPVDKGVLDIFISDGDGGLYHYWLQTVDATLTSVRRLNTNPDIERCLLTEAAVVLDDPYLGPIAAQRDPENDAILRPAPPLSDRQSKQLKSDSFALDRNVVALPQHDYAVLTASLETAAVDSHGDAADDPAILVGSDNYWIAGTDKQKGLGIYDASGAQIHFLPRGRVNNVDAIPTGDDQFLLTASNRTEKTIDLYSANLAKNQIEFTSAIPLNLADPYGLCMGRAANGDPQIFVGDSEGAVQHWQLSSGKAKMLQQWDFDTQTEGCVYDAEENALYVGQEELGIWRFGLSDGSRTLVEAIEAGNLVADVEGLDIYRRGDQRWLVASSQGEDAYAVYAMDPWRLVAKFRIGADYQRGLDGASETDGLAVTSAPLPGYPLGILVVQDGRNRSPQANQNFKVVDWRKIDALIKTAH, encoded by the coding sequence ATGTCTAGTATTCACAAAGTCTGCATCAGCCTACTGGTGGCGCTCAACACCGCTTGCGGCGTAGTTCAACACAACGACGACGCGACCCTGGCGGTGGAGCTGACTACCGACGACAACCGCCTACTGTGGCAAAGCACCGGTCAGCAACAGGTCCTGCACCAGGCGCCCGGGGAAATCGAAGCCCTTTACGTCAGCGGTGAGCACATTCTGTGGGGACAGGACCCCGGTGCCGAGCTGTGGCTTGGTGCCTTGCAGGAAGGCGAGCTCAATGCCGCCCCCTTAGGCGCCTTAAAGCATGATATCGACGGTATTTGTGCCGCGCCGGTAGACAAGGGCGTGCTGGATATCTTTATCAGCGACGGTGATGGCGGTCTGTATCACTACTGGTTGCAAACCGTCGATGCCACCCTCACCTCAGTGCGACGTCTGAACACCAACCCCGACATTGAGCGCTGCCTGCTGACCGAGGCCGCGGTGGTGCTGGATGACCCCTACCTGGGCCCAATCGCTGCCCAACGGGACCCTGAAAACGATGCCATACTGCGACCCGCTCCGCCCTTGAGTGATCGCCAATCCAAGCAGTTGAAGTCCGACAGTTTTGCGCTAGACCGCAACGTGGTCGCCCTTCCCCAGCATGACTACGCTGTGCTTACCGCATCGCTGGAAACCGCCGCTGTCGACAGTCACGGCGACGCGGCCGATGACCCCGCCATTCTGGTGGGCAGCGACAACTATTGGATTGCCGGCACCGATAAGCAAAAGGGATTGGGGATTTACGACGCCAGCGGTGCACAGATCCACTTCCTGCCCCGGGGGCGGGTCAATAATGTTGATGCCATCCCAACTGGCGACGACCAATTCTTGCTTACCGCCAGCAACCGCACAGAAAAGACCATCGATCTCTACTCCGCGAATCTGGCGAAAAACCAGATCGAATTCACCAGTGCCATCCCCCTGAATCTGGCGGACCCCTACGGCCTGTGTATGGGCCGCGCTGCCAACGGCGACCCGCAGATCTTTGTGGGAGACTCGGAGGGTGCTGTTCAACACTGGCAGCTCAGCAGTGGCAAGGCAAAAATGCTCCAGCAATGGGATTTTGATACCCAGACCGAGGGCTGCGTCTACGACGCCGAAGAGAACGCGCTCTACGTGGGTCAGGAAGAACTGGGCATCTGGCGCTTTGGCTTGAGCGACGGTAGTCGCACACTGGTTGAGGCCATTGAGGCCGGCAATTTGGTGGCCGACGTGGAAGGCCTGGATATATACCGCCGCGGCGATCAGCGCTGGCTGGTGGCCTCCAGCCAGGGCGAGGACGCCTACGCGGTTTACGCCATGGACCCCTGGCGACTGGTCGCCAAGTTCCGCATCGGCGCCGACTACCAGCGCGGCCTGGATGGCGCTTCGGAAACCGATGGCCTGGCGGTCACTTCAGCGCCACTGCCCGGCTACCCTTTGGGCATATTGGTGGTGCAAGACGGCCGCAACCGGTCGCCCCAGGCCAATCAGAATTTTAAAGTGGTGGACTGGCGCAAAATTGACGCGCTGATCAAGACGGCTCACTAG